In Apodemus sylvaticus chromosome 8, mApoSyl1.1, whole genome shotgun sequence, one genomic interval encodes:
- the Arsl gene encoding arylsulfatase L isoform X2, translating into MTSPSHQSLGLGPVAILCVLQDLQLLTALLLPPPSRPNFLIIMADDLGFGDLGCYGNTTLRTPNIDRLAEDGVRLTQHLAAASMCTPSRAAFLTGRYPVRSGMASTWGPRVLQWAAGAAGLPPEEVTFARVLQERGYTTGLVGKWHLGLSCSSRSDLCHHPLRHGFAHFLGLPLGMMGDCARAEPSEKRTRLEQGLRWVGRGLAAMAAIMASITLAGRSWALWAVLALGATSATLEVGSRVVGGAVARLDCFLMRGANVTQQPLSLSRLTPLLLREAEDFLQRHAHAPFLLFVSLPHVHTPLVTSPAFQGRSAHRRYGDNVEEMDWVVGRLLSALDRGGVADRTLVYFTSDNGGWLEARAGGEQLGGWNGGFRGGKGAGGWEGGVRVPGIFRFPGILPRGRVLAEPTSLMDIFPTVVRLGGGALPEDRVIDGRDLLPLLRGETPRSAHNFLFHYCGDVLHAARWAHRERGKLWKVHFVTPVEDPPGSGSCAGSPESQDAMVCACAGGGVTAHDPPLLFELTSDPGEARPLTLHKEPAFNTILQALSVVPTCLLHASCYDGSGVNV; encoded by the exons ATGACTTCTCCCAGCCACCAGAGCCTCGG CCTAGGCCCTGTGGCCATACTCTGTGTGCTCCAAGACCTGCAGCTCCTCACTGCCTTGCTGCTACCGCCCCCGTCCCGCCCCAACTTCCTCATCATCATGGCGGACGACCTTGGCTTTGGGGACCTCGGCTGCTATGGCAACACCACACTCAG GACGCCCAACATCGACCGCCTGGCGGAGGATGGTGTCCGCCTCACTCAGCACCTAGCCGCTGCCTCCATGTGCACACCCAGCCGTGCAGCTTTCCTTACAGGGAGATACCCTGTGCGCTCAG GCATGGCGTCCACATGGGGGCCCCGTGTGCTGCAGTGGGCAGCGGGTGCTGCTGGGCTTCCCCCTGAGGAGGTCACCTTTGCCCGGGTCCTGCAGGAGCGTGGATACACCACAGGGCTTGTGG GGAAGTGGCACCTGGGTCTGAGCTGCAGCTCAAGGTCTGACCTGTGCCACCACCCACTGCGCCACGGCTTTGCGCACTTCCTGGGACTGCCGCTCGGCATGATGGGAGACTGCGCCAGAGCGGAGCCATCTGAGAAGCGCACTCGGCTGGAGCAGGGCCTGCGCTGGGTCGGGCGGGGCCTGGCGGCCATGGCAGCCATCATGGCCTCCATCACCCTGGCTGGTCGGAGTTGGGCCTTGTGGGCGGTGCTGGCTCTGGGCGCGACCTCGGCCACCCTGGAGGTGGGGTCGCGTGTGGTGGGCGGGGCCGTGGCGCGCCTGGACTGCTTCCTGATGCGCGGCGCCAATGTCACCCAGCAACCCCTGAGCCTCAGTCGCCTCACCCCGCTGCTGCTCCGGGAGGCAGAGGACTTCCTGCAACG GCACGCCCACGCCCCCTTCCTGCTGTTCGTGTCCCTGCCACATGTGCATACACCGCTTGTGACATCGCCCGCCTTCCAGGGCCGCAGCGCCCACAGGCGCTATGGCGACAATGTGGAGGAGATGGACTGGGTGGTAG GGCGTCTCCTGTCCGCACTGGACCGCGGGGGTGTGGCTGACCGCACGCTCGTCTACTTCACTTCTGACAATGGCGGCTGGCTAGAAGCTCGCGCAGGTGGAGAGCAGCTTGGCGGCTGGAATGGTGGCTTCCGGG GTGGGAAGGGCGCAGGCGGCTGGGAAGGCGGGGTCCGCGTGCCTGGCATCTTCCGGTTCCCGGGCATTCTGCCGCGGGGGCGTGTCCTCGCCGAGCCCACGAGCCTCATGGACATTTTCCCCACCGTGGTGCGCCTGGGGGGCGGGGCGTTGCCTGAGGACCG GGTGATCGATGGCCGTgacctcctgcccctgctgcgtGGTGAGACCCCACGCTCTGCCCACAACTTCCTGTTCCACTACTGCGGGGATGTCCTGCATGCCGCCCGTTGGGCACATCGTGAGA GAGGGAAGCTGTGGAAGGTGCACTTCGTGACCCCGGTCGAGGACCCGCCAGGCTCAGGGTCTTGTGCAGGGTCGCCTGAGTCTCAGGACGCCATGGTGTGCGCGTGCGCGGGAGGTGGGGTCACAGCACATGATCCCCCACTGCTCTTCgagctgacctctgacccagGAGAGGCGAGGCCACTGACGCTGCACAAGGAGCCGGCCTTCAATACCATATTGCAGGCACTGAG TGTTGTTCCTACCTGCTTGctgcatgcttcctgctatgatgggAGTGGAGTGAACGTCTGA
- the Arsl gene encoding arylsulfatase L isoform X1, with protein MTSPSHQSLGLGPVAILCVLQDLQLLTALLLPPPSRPNFLIIMADDLGFGDLGCYGNTTLRTPNIDRLAEDGVRLTQHLAAASMCTPSRAAFLTGRYPVRSGMASTWGPRVLQWAAGAAGLPPEEVTFARVLQERGYTTGLVGKWHLGLSCSSRSDLCHHPLRHGFAHFLGLPLGMMGDCARAEPSEKRTRLEQGLRWVGRGLAAMAAIMASITLAGRSWALWAVLALGATSATLEVGSRVVGGAVARLDCFLMRGANVTQQPLSLSRLTPLLLREAEDFLQRHAHAPFLLFVSLPHVHTPLVTSPAFQGRSAHRRYGDNVEEMDWVVGRLLSALDRGGVADRTLVYFTSDNGGWLEARAGGEQLGGWNGGFRGGKGAGGWEGGVRVPGIFRFPGILPRGRVLAEPTSLMDIFPTVVRLGGGALPEDRVIDGRDLLPLLRGETPRSAHNFLFHYCGDVLHAARWAHRERGKLWKVHFVTPVEDPPGSGSCAGSPESQDAMVCACAGGGVTAHDPPLLFELTSDPGEARPLTLHKEPAFNTILQALRQGIARHLETLGPRPREVGGALDLWRPWLQPCCGNACACDLEGGAREGRNDGDEDLEPWGRGFL; from the exons ATGACTTCTCCCAGCCACCAGAGCCTCGG CCTAGGCCCTGTGGCCATACTCTGTGTGCTCCAAGACCTGCAGCTCCTCACTGCCTTGCTGCTACCGCCCCCGTCCCGCCCCAACTTCCTCATCATCATGGCGGACGACCTTGGCTTTGGGGACCTCGGCTGCTATGGCAACACCACACTCAG GACGCCCAACATCGACCGCCTGGCGGAGGATGGTGTCCGCCTCACTCAGCACCTAGCCGCTGCCTCCATGTGCACACCCAGCCGTGCAGCTTTCCTTACAGGGAGATACCCTGTGCGCTCAG GCATGGCGTCCACATGGGGGCCCCGTGTGCTGCAGTGGGCAGCGGGTGCTGCTGGGCTTCCCCCTGAGGAGGTCACCTTTGCCCGGGTCCTGCAGGAGCGTGGATACACCACAGGGCTTGTGG GGAAGTGGCACCTGGGTCTGAGCTGCAGCTCAAGGTCTGACCTGTGCCACCACCCACTGCGCCACGGCTTTGCGCACTTCCTGGGACTGCCGCTCGGCATGATGGGAGACTGCGCCAGAGCGGAGCCATCTGAGAAGCGCACTCGGCTGGAGCAGGGCCTGCGCTGGGTCGGGCGGGGCCTGGCGGCCATGGCAGCCATCATGGCCTCCATCACCCTGGCTGGTCGGAGTTGGGCCTTGTGGGCGGTGCTGGCTCTGGGCGCGACCTCGGCCACCCTGGAGGTGGGGTCGCGTGTGGTGGGCGGGGCCGTGGCGCGCCTGGACTGCTTCCTGATGCGCGGCGCCAATGTCACCCAGCAACCCCTGAGCCTCAGTCGCCTCACCCCGCTGCTGCTCCGGGAGGCAGAGGACTTCCTGCAACG GCACGCCCACGCCCCCTTCCTGCTGTTCGTGTCCCTGCCACATGTGCATACACCGCTTGTGACATCGCCCGCCTTCCAGGGCCGCAGCGCCCACAGGCGCTATGGCGACAATGTGGAGGAGATGGACTGGGTGGTAG GGCGTCTCCTGTCCGCACTGGACCGCGGGGGTGTGGCTGACCGCACGCTCGTCTACTTCACTTCTGACAATGGCGGCTGGCTAGAAGCTCGCGCAGGTGGAGAGCAGCTTGGCGGCTGGAATGGTGGCTTCCGGG GTGGGAAGGGCGCAGGCGGCTGGGAAGGCGGGGTCCGCGTGCCTGGCATCTTCCGGTTCCCGGGCATTCTGCCGCGGGGGCGTGTCCTCGCCGAGCCCACGAGCCTCATGGACATTTTCCCCACCGTGGTGCGCCTGGGGGGCGGGGCGTTGCCTGAGGACCG GGTGATCGATGGCCGTgacctcctgcccctgctgcgtGGTGAGACCCCACGCTCTGCCCACAACTTCCTGTTCCACTACTGCGGGGATGTCCTGCATGCCGCCCGTTGGGCACATCGTGAGA GAGGGAAGCTGTGGAAGGTGCACTTCGTGACCCCGGTCGAGGACCCGCCAGGCTCAGGGTCTTGTGCAGGGTCGCCTGAGTCTCAGGACGCCATGGTGTGCGCGTGCGCGGGAGGTGGGGTCACAGCACATGATCCCCCACTGCTCTTCgagctgacctctgacccagGAGAGGCGAGGCCACTGACGCTGCACAAGGAGCCGGCCTTCAATACCATATTGCAGGCACTGAGGCAAGGGATTGCCCGCCACCTTGAGACACTGGGGCCTAGGCCAAGGGAAGTGGGCGGGGCCCTCGACCTGTGGCGCCCATGGCTGCAGCCTTGCTGCGGAAATGCATGCGCCTGCGACCTGGAGGGCGGGGCAAGGGAAGGCAGGAATGATGGGGATGAGGACCTGGAACCCTGGGGGCGGGGCTTTCTGTGA
- the Arsl gene encoding arylsulfatase L isoform X3, with the protein MASTWGPRVLQWAAGAAGLPPEEVTFARVLQERGYTTGLVGKWHLGLSCSSRSDLCHHPLRHGFAHFLGLPLGMMGDCARAEPSEKRTRLEQGLRWVGRGLAAMAAIMASITLAGRSWALWAVLALGATSATLEVGSRVVGGAVARLDCFLMRGANVTQQPLSLSRLTPLLLREAEDFLQRHAHAPFLLFVSLPHVHTPLVTSPAFQGRSAHRRYGDNVEEMDWVVGRLLSALDRGGVADRTLVYFTSDNGGWLEARAGGEQLGGWNGGFRGGKGAGGWEGGVRVPGIFRFPGILPRGRVLAEPTSLMDIFPTVVRLGGGALPEDRVIDGRDLLPLLRGETPRSAHNFLFHYCGDVLHAARWAHRERGKLWKVHFVTPVEDPPGSGSCAGSPESQDAMVCACAGGGVTAHDPPLLFELTSDPGEARPLTLHKEPAFNTILQALRQGIARHLETLGPRPREVGGALDLWRPWLQPCCGNACACDLEGGAREGRNDGDEDLEPWGRGFL; encoded by the exons ATGGCGTCCACATGGGGGCCCCGTGTGCTGCAGTGGGCAGCGGGTGCTGCTGGGCTTCCCCCTGAGGAGGTCACCTTTGCCCGGGTCCTGCAGGAGCGTGGATACACCACAGGGCTTGTGG GGAAGTGGCACCTGGGTCTGAGCTGCAGCTCAAGGTCTGACCTGTGCCACCACCCACTGCGCCACGGCTTTGCGCACTTCCTGGGACTGCCGCTCGGCATGATGGGAGACTGCGCCAGAGCGGAGCCATCTGAGAAGCGCACTCGGCTGGAGCAGGGCCTGCGCTGGGTCGGGCGGGGCCTGGCGGCCATGGCAGCCATCATGGCCTCCATCACCCTGGCTGGTCGGAGTTGGGCCTTGTGGGCGGTGCTGGCTCTGGGCGCGACCTCGGCCACCCTGGAGGTGGGGTCGCGTGTGGTGGGCGGGGCCGTGGCGCGCCTGGACTGCTTCCTGATGCGCGGCGCCAATGTCACCCAGCAACCCCTGAGCCTCAGTCGCCTCACCCCGCTGCTGCTCCGGGAGGCAGAGGACTTCCTGCAACG GCACGCCCACGCCCCCTTCCTGCTGTTCGTGTCCCTGCCACATGTGCATACACCGCTTGTGACATCGCCCGCCTTCCAGGGCCGCAGCGCCCACAGGCGCTATGGCGACAATGTGGAGGAGATGGACTGGGTGGTAG GGCGTCTCCTGTCCGCACTGGACCGCGGGGGTGTGGCTGACCGCACGCTCGTCTACTTCACTTCTGACAATGGCGGCTGGCTAGAAGCTCGCGCAGGTGGAGAGCAGCTTGGCGGCTGGAATGGTGGCTTCCGGG GTGGGAAGGGCGCAGGCGGCTGGGAAGGCGGGGTCCGCGTGCCTGGCATCTTCCGGTTCCCGGGCATTCTGCCGCGGGGGCGTGTCCTCGCCGAGCCCACGAGCCTCATGGACATTTTCCCCACCGTGGTGCGCCTGGGGGGCGGGGCGTTGCCTGAGGACCG GGTGATCGATGGCCGTgacctcctgcccctgctgcgtGGTGAGACCCCACGCTCTGCCCACAACTTCCTGTTCCACTACTGCGGGGATGTCCTGCATGCCGCCCGTTGGGCACATCGTGAGA GAGGGAAGCTGTGGAAGGTGCACTTCGTGACCCCGGTCGAGGACCCGCCAGGCTCAGGGTCTTGTGCAGGGTCGCCTGAGTCTCAGGACGCCATGGTGTGCGCGTGCGCGGGAGGTGGGGTCACAGCACATGATCCCCCACTGCTCTTCgagctgacctctgacccagGAGAGGCGAGGCCACTGACGCTGCACAAGGAGCCGGCCTTCAATACCATATTGCAGGCACTGAGGCAAGGGATTGCCCGCCACCTTGAGACACTGGGGCCTAGGCCAAGGGAAGTGGGCGGGGCCCTCGACCTGTGGCGCCCATGGCTGCAGCCTTGCTGCGGAAATGCATGCGCCTGCGACCTGGAGGGCGGGGCAAGGGAAGGCAGGAATGATGGGGATGAGGACCTGGAACCCTGGGGGCGGGGCTTTCTGTGA